A single Anatilimnocola floriformis DNA region contains:
- a CDS encoding beta strand repeat-containing protein, with amino-acid sequence MKLRQPQRARSQSRSLTRQSRRRHFRASLEQLEDRSLMAAFTAGNLVIYRAGDGVAALSNAAVAAFLDEYTPTGTLVQSIALPTAPNGTQLAALASGSSTNDGMISRSADGQYIMFPGYNSVAGTGGVAASLPTVTQRVVGRIDSAGVMDTSTGLTTITNNIRSVTSTNGIDIWTGGSNTGVQYTTLGSTTSTVVSVSPQNNIRTVQIVNGQLMATTGSGSAFKIGNVGVGLPTTSGQTTTTLPNVPATGAINQFFMADLDPSIPGPDTLYYAEETLSGVSKYTLGSNGNWTFSGGITGTLNFYGITGIVSGSTVTLFATRIPTSMQTTPAAFSSLVDSSGYNGTLTGAFTTLASAPTNTAFRGIALAPVSAVANTAPVNTATGPRIATEDTPLAINMPSPISVADPDVGAVVTTTVSVPSATADGTFTANAGAGTAVVTILNGGRTAQFVGAPAQVNTALATLVFTPALDRNSIDPPATPVVVTVSTTDGIATDTDTFNINILEINDPPVAVADNLPAINEDSPVVVIPVANLLANDSKGAANEVNQTLTFTLITTGVVGGSVQQVGSNVEFTPTPNYNGPASFSYTITDNGTNAAIVNALSGTGTVSFTINPVNDAPSFTPGANQVRPFGTNTAQSVNPWATAISAGGGETQTLTFNVSNNNNAIFSTQPAISSTGVLTFTPTGVPGVATVTVVLQDNGGTANGGIDQTAPITFTITINTAGNAPTINAITPVTINEDAGLTTVNFSGVTDGADGAQQAISISAISNNPGLIPNPTVTYTSPAATGSLSFTPVANASGTATITVTLVDSGIDLIPGTPDDLTTTTSFLVTVNPVNDAPTITNGNVNPFPAIEDDPPLSFTFTGITAGPGETQTLQVTATSSNPTLASPVVTYTSPSTTAGVAVTLAPNLSGTAIITVTVRDAGFDGVLNTADDATTSTTQTINVTPVNDRPTITTLGNQTVAFNSGAQSVAGFASVVSFGPPDEAGQAILNYIVNSNSNFGLFSVPPSIDATGRLTYTPATGQQGTATIMISGRDNGGVNNGGFDTSDLVSFTITVSPPSPNLPPTINPVNPLTINEDATLQTVSFSGVSGGADVPAQNVTVTATSDNTAVIPNPTVNYTTGAASGSLTFTPVANANGTATISVVVRDSGLDLIPGNSDDSSVTTTFVVTVNAVNDVPSFTITSTHTSNEDAGAQTAAGFATNLSTGPANESAQTLTFNVLTNSNPSLFAVAPAISPTGTLTYTAAPNAFGSATITVVVQDNGGLANGGVDTSAAQTFTITVAPVNDAPTFAIGPNRTVPNTAGPQTFAGQATTIVAGPANEAGQAVTLSVTGNSNPAIFSVAPSIAANGTLTFTPAPGASGTSTITIVAQDNGGTANGGVELSIPQTFTITVQNDNPPTINPVNDVSVNENAGPQMVSLTGITAGGEIQAISVTAVSSNPALIANPSISYTSPSSTGTLVYSSTPGQTGSATITITVRDAGFDGILNTADDKTTTEPFTVTVVAVNDPPVANDQTLPAVLNTPVSGVLTASDPDSPTLIYGISMNPNLGTITSFNAATGAFTYTPLPGATGLDLFTFSVSDGELSDTGIVRIAIQGAQPVVTPSNGDLLVIGTPNPDMIIISYASAGVVLVRTDAGSGLYPVTGRLIVNSGEGNDYVIATGVLVPTTIDLAEGDDYASSGMQDDLIIGGAGNDKINASGGNNVIWGDTLGEQDLPTGGADVLSSLGGNDIIYGGGANDQIFSGAGDDYINAGMGDDTVSAGAGNDRVFGNGGNDGLYGDEGDDVISGGAGADTLVGRTGDDILIGGTGGDTINGDDGRDLLFAGNTTNSASSTAGDANDLALISMLLSWTTSHPSGLASSLTTGNDGAADSLLGYTGDDDFYANTGDALSDFNLPYMGTDRLFTA; translated from the coding sequence ATGAAACTTCGCCAGCCCCAGCGTGCCCGTTCGCAATCCCGCAGCCTGACCCGGCAATCGCGCCGGCGGCATTTTCGGGCAAGTTTGGAACAGCTGGAAGACCGCAGCCTGATGGCGGCGTTCACGGCGGGGAATTTGGTTATCTACCGTGCGGGCGATGGCGTGGCCGCGTTGAGTAACGCTGCCGTGGCCGCTTTTTTAGACGAGTACACACCGACAGGCACACTGGTTCAGTCCATTGCTCTGCCGACGGCGCCGAATGGCACGCAACTGGCTGCATTAGCCAGCGGGAGTTCGACGAACGATGGCATGATCTCGCGATCGGCCGACGGCCAGTACATCATGTTTCCTGGGTACAACAGTGTCGCGGGAACGGGGGGGGTGGCTGCGTCACTTCCGACTGTCACGCAGCGCGTCGTGGGGCGCATCGATTCGGCTGGCGTCATGGACACCAGCACGGGACTGACAACGATTACGAATAACATTCGTTCTGTAACCAGCACGAATGGAATCGACATATGGACTGGTGGAAGCAACACCGGCGTCCAGTACACGACGCTAGGCTCCACGACTTCAACCGTAGTAAGTGTTTCGCCGCAGAACAACATACGTACGGTGCAAATAGTCAATGGCCAACTGATGGCCACAACCGGAAGCGGTAGCGCTTTTAAAATTGGCAACGTCGGCGTCGGATTACCCACGACTTCTGGTCAAACGACGACGACCCTGCCAAACGTGCCCGCGACGGGTGCAATCAACCAGTTTTTTATGGCCGACTTGGATCCGAGTATACCCGGACCAGACACGTTGTATTATGCCGAAGAAACGTTGAGCGGGGTCTCGAAGTACACTCTTGGTTCCAACGGCAACTGGACGTTCAGCGGAGGCATTACAGGCACCCTGAATTTCTATGGAATTACCGGCATCGTCAGCGGTAGCACAGTTACTTTGTTTGCGACGCGTATTCCCACGAGTATGCAGACCACCCCTGCAGCTTTTTCTTCGCTGGTGGATAGCAGCGGCTATAACGGGACCTTGACTGGCGCCTTCACGACACTAGCGTCGGCGCCGACGAACACGGCGTTTCGCGGCATCGCCCTCGCGCCGGTTTCAGCCGTCGCCAACACCGCGCCGGTCAACACTGCGACGGGGCCGCGGATCGCCACCGAAGACACTCCGCTGGCCATCAACATGCCCTCGCCGATCTCGGTAGCCGATCCCGATGTCGGGGCCGTTGTAACGACTACGGTCTCCGTTCCCAGCGCGACGGCCGATGGTACTTTCACTGCAAATGCTGGTGCGGGAACTGCTGTCGTTACGATTTTGAACGGCGGGCGGACCGCGCAGTTCGTCGGTGCGCCGGCGCAAGTGAATACGGCACTCGCGACGCTGGTGTTCACCCCGGCGCTCGATCGCAATAGTATCGATCCACCGGCTACGCCGGTTGTCGTGACGGTTTCGACGACCGATGGCATCGCTACCGACACCGATACCTTCAACATCAATATTCTGGAAATCAACGATCCGCCGGTTGCCGTCGCCGATAATCTCCCGGCCATTAATGAAGATTCGCCGGTCGTGGTCATTCCCGTCGCGAACCTGCTGGCCAACGACAGCAAGGGAGCTGCGAATGAAGTCAACCAAACGCTCACGTTTACGTTGATCACCACGGGCGTTGTCGGTGGCTCGGTGCAACAGGTGGGCTCCAATGTGGAGTTCACTCCCACGCCCAATTACAACGGCCCGGCGTCGTTCAGTTACACGATCACCGACAACGGCACGAACGCGGCAATTGTGAATGCCTTATCGGGCACGGGGACCGTTTCGTTCACGATCAATCCGGTCAATGATGCGCCGAGCTTTACGCCCGGCGCCAATCAGGTGCGGCCGTTTGGCACAAACACCGCGCAATCGGTGAACCCGTGGGCCACCGCGATTTCAGCCGGCGGCGGCGAAACGCAAACGTTGACCTTCAACGTCAGCAACAACAACAACGCAATCTTTTCGACGCAGCCCGCCATTTCGAGCACTGGCGTGCTGACCTTCACACCGACGGGCGTTCCGGGCGTCGCAACAGTGACCGTCGTGCTGCAAGACAACGGCGGCACGGCGAATGGTGGCATTGATCAGACCGCGCCGATCACGTTTACGATCACGATCAACACGGCTGGCAATGCGCCGACGATCAACGCGATCACTCCCGTCACGATCAACGAAGACGCCGGTTTGACCACGGTCAATTTCAGCGGAGTCACGGATGGCGCCGATGGCGCGCAGCAGGCCATCAGCATTTCGGCCATCAGCAACAATCCGGGGCTCATTCCGAATCCCACGGTGACTTACACTTCGCCGGCTGCAACGGGAAGCTTGAGCTTCACGCCCGTTGCCAATGCCAGTGGTACGGCGACGATCACGGTGACGCTCGTCGACTCCGGTATCGACCTGATTCCCGGTACGCCCGACGATTTGACCACGACGACGAGTTTCCTGGTGACCGTCAACCCGGTGAATGACGCGCCGACGATTACCAACGGCAACGTCAATCCTTTTCCCGCCATCGAAGACGATCCGCCGCTCTCGTTCACGTTTACCGGCATCACAGCAGGCCCGGGCGAAACGCAAACGCTGCAGGTGACGGCGACGAGCAGCAATCCCACGCTGGCCAGCCCCGTAGTGACCTACACCTCACCCTCCACGACGGCCGGTGTCGCCGTTACGCTCGCGCCGAACCTTTCTGGCACGGCAATCATCACGGTTACGGTTCGCGATGCCGGTTTCGACGGCGTGTTGAATACTGCCGACGACGCCACCACGTCGACGACGCAAACGATCAATGTCACGCCGGTCAACGACAGGCCGACCATCACCACGCTGGGGAATCAAACCGTTGCGTTCAATTCCGGCGCTCAATCGGTGGCTGGTTTCGCCAGTGTTGTTTCGTTTGGTCCGCCCGACGAAGCCGGCCAGGCAATTCTGAATTACATCGTCAACAGCAACAGCAACTTCGGCTTGTTTTCGGTACCGCCCAGCATCGACGCGACGGGCCGATTGACTTACACGCCGGCTACCGGACAGCAAGGGACGGCCACCATCATGATATCGGGCCGCGATAACGGCGGCGTGAACAATGGCGGCTTCGATACGAGCGATCTCGTTTCGTTCACGATCACCGTTAGCCCGCCGTCGCCCAATTTGCCGCCGACCATCAATCCAGTCAACCCGCTCACCATCAACGAAGACGCCACGTTGCAAACCGTGTCGTTCAGCGGTGTGAGCGGTGGAGCCGATGTCCCCGCGCAGAACGTGACGGTCACGGCGACCAGTGACAACACCGCTGTCATTCCGAACCCAACCGTCAACTACACCACCGGCGCAGCGAGCGGCAGCTTGACCTTCACGCCGGTCGCCAATGCCAACGGCACCGCCACCATCAGCGTGGTTGTGCGCGACTCCGGCCTCGATCTGATTCCGGGCAACAGCGACGACAGCAGCGTGACGACCACGTTCGTGGTGACCGTCAATGCCGTCAACGATGTTCCGTCGTTCACGATCACGTCGACGCACACCAGCAACGAAGACGCCGGCGCCCAGACTGCCGCCGGTTTCGCGACCAACTTGTCGACCGGGCCTGCGAATGAATCCGCACAAACGCTGACCTTCAACGTGCTCACCAACAGCAACCCGTCGCTGTTTGCCGTGGCACCCGCAATTTCGCCGACCGGCACGCTGACGTACACCGCAGCACCAAATGCCTTCGGCAGTGCGACCATCACCGTCGTTGTGCAAGATAACGGTGGTTTGGCAAACGGCGGTGTCGATACGAGCGCGGCGCAGACGTTCACCATTACTGTCGCGCCTGTCAACGACGCGCCGACATTCGCCATCGGCCCGAACCGCACCGTGCCGAATACTGCGGGTCCGCAAACCTTCGCTGGCCAAGCCACCACGATTGTGGCTGGTCCGGCCAATGAAGCGGGCCAGGCCGTGACGCTGAGCGTTACGGGCAATTCGAATCCGGCGATCTTCTCGGTTGCGCCGAGCATCGCCGCCAACGGCACGCTGACGTTCACGCCAGCGCCAGGCGCGTCGGGCACTTCCACCATCACCATCGTCGCACAAGACAACGGCGGCACGGCGAACGGCGGCGTCGAGCTGAGCATTCCGCAGACATTCACCATTACGGTGCAGAACGACAACCCGCCGACGATCAATCCGGTCAACGACGTGAGTGTGAATGAAAACGCCGGGCCGCAAATGGTCAGCCTCACTGGCATCACCGCCGGCGGCGAAATCCAAGCCATCAGCGTGACCGCTGTCAGCAGCAATCCGGCGCTGATTGCCAATCCCTCGATCTCGTACACCTCGCCGTCGTCAACCGGCACGCTGGTTTATTCGTCGACTCCGGGGCAGACAGGTTCCGCCACGATCACCATCACCGTTCGCGACGCCGGCTTCGACGGCATTTTGAATACTGCCGACGACAAGACCACGACGGAACCGTTTACGGTCACTGTCGTCGCCGTCAACGATCCGCCAGTAGCCAACGATCAAACGTTGCCGGCAGTGTTGAATACGCCGGTTAGCGGCGTCCTGACGGCCAGCGATCCGGATAGCCCGACGCTGATCTACGGCATTTCGATGAATCCCAACCTCGGCACGATCACGTCGTTCAACGCGGCGACCGGGGCCTTCACTTACACTCCGCTCCCCGGCGCGACCGGGCTTGATCTGTTCACGTTCAGCGTCAGCGACGGCGAACTGAGTGACACCGGCATCGTCCGCATCGCGATTCAAGGGGCGCAGCCCGTCGTCACGCCCAGCAATGGCGACTTGCTGGTGATCGGCACGCCAAATCCCGACATGATCATCATCAGCTATGCGTCGGCGGGCGTCGTGCTCGTGCGCACCGACGCGGGCAGCGGCTTGTACCCGGTCACCGGTCGGTTGATCGTCAACTCGGGCGAAGGGAACGATTACGTCATCGCCACGGGCGTGCTCGTGCCGACCACCATCGATCTGGCCGAAGGGGACGACTACGCCTCGAGCGGCATGCAAGATGATCTGATCATCGGCGGCGCTGGCAACGACAAAATCAACGCCAGCGGCGGCAACAATGTCATCTGGGGCGATACGCTGGGCGAACAAGACCTGCCAACCGGTGGCGCCGATGTGCTCAGCAGCCTCGGCGGTAACGACATTATCTATGGCGGCGGCGCGAACGATCAGATCTTCAGTGGCGCTGGCGACGATTACATCAATGCTGGCATGGGCGACGACACGGTCAGCGCGGGCGCTGGCAACGACCGGGTCTTCGGCAACGGCGGCAACGACGGGTTGTACGGCGACGAGGGCGACGACGTTATCAGCGGCGGCGCTGGCGCTGACACACTCGTGGGCCGCACCGGCGACGACATTCTGATCGGCGGCACTGGTGGCGACACCATCAACGGCGACGACGGTCGCGACTTGCTGTTTGCTGGAAATACCACCAACAGCGCAAGCTCGACTGCCGGCGATGCTAATGATCTGGCGCTGATCAGCATGTTGCTCAGTTGGACGACGAGCCATCCTAGCGGCCTGGCCTCGTCGCTGACGACCGGCAACGATGGCGCTGCCGACAGCCTGCTGGGCTACACCGGCGACGATGACTTCTATGCCAATACGGGCGACGCGCTGAGTGACTTCAATCTGCCGTATATGGGAACGGACCGGCTGTTTACTGCGTAA
- the dgt gene encoding dGTP triphosphohydrolase — protein MKPAVNESFANISTVDEREQALFASYAMFSRQSRGRKHPQPEHPYRGPFQRDRDRIIHSAAFRRLSGKMQVFTGDFGDYHRTRLTHTHEVSCLARTLGRCLRLNEDLVEALALFHDIGHPPFGHAGEDALNEVLQDYGGFSHNRFALTIAEDLEQRYAEFSGLNLTYELLEGQQTRAEKAALFAATGGAGPLLEVQVVEAADSMTYDAHDSDDAVKLGLVTMAELEQNTLVREAVAASKQRYANCTGDLLRKAVVHHLIERQVSEVLRVSGERLAECRGLTSDEARRLDFRVGVGPELAELKRELERFLYTRVYRHPKLVAMRTEAQSRLQQAFQGYLDRPELLPAHHFRRVARVGLPRAVGDYLAGMTDRFFEATFEQHFAAGS, from the coding sequence ATGAAACCAGCAGTGAACGAATCATTTGCCAATATCAGCACCGTCGATGAGCGCGAGCAGGCGCTGTTTGCCAGCTACGCCATGTTTAGCCGGCAGTCGCGCGGGCGGAAGCATCCGCAGCCAGAGCATCCTTATCGAGGGCCGTTTCAGCGCGATCGCGATCGGATCATTCACTCGGCGGCATTTCGGCGGCTGTCGGGAAAGATGCAGGTCTTTACCGGCGACTTTGGCGATTATCATCGCACGCGGTTGACGCACACGCATGAAGTCTCTTGCCTGGCGCGCACGCTTGGTCGTTGCCTGCGCTTGAATGAGGATCTCGTCGAAGCCCTCGCGCTGTTTCACGACATCGGCCATCCGCCGTTTGGGCATGCGGGCGAAGACGCGCTGAACGAAGTGCTGCAAGATTATGGTGGTTTTTCGCACAACCGCTTTGCCCTCACGATTGCCGAGGATCTGGAGCAGCGGTATGCCGAGTTTTCGGGTTTGAATCTGACTTACGAATTGCTCGAAGGACAACAGACTCGCGCCGAGAAGGCAGCCCTCTTTGCCGCGACGGGTGGTGCCGGGCCGCTCTTGGAAGTGCAAGTCGTCGAAGCCGCCGACAGCATGACGTATGACGCGCATGACTCCGACGATGCCGTGAAGCTGGGGCTGGTGACGATGGCTGAACTGGAGCAGAACACGCTCGTTCGCGAAGCCGTGGCGGCGTCGAAGCAGCGCTATGCCAACTGCACGGGCGATTTGCTCCGCAAAGCCGTGGTCCATCATTTGATCGAGCGGCAGGTGAGCGAAGTGCTCCGCGTTTCCGGCGAACGCCTGGCCGAGTGCCGCGGCCTGACGAGCGATGAGGCGCGGCGACTTGATTTTCGTGTCGGTGTCGGGCCAGAACTCGCCGAGCTCAAGCGCGAGCTAGAGCGGTTTCTTTACACCCGCGTGTATCGCCATCCGAAGCTCGTGGCCATGCGCACCGAGGCGCAATCGCGATTGCAACAGGCCTTTCAGGGTTATCTCGATCGGCCTGAGTTGCTGCCGGCGCATCACTTTCGGCGGGTCGCGCGCGTCGGTCTGCCGCGGGCAGTGGGCGATTACTTGGCGGGCATGACCGACCGTTTCTTCGAGGCCACGTTTGAGCAGCACTTCGCGGCCGGGTCGTAA
- a CDS encoding DUF4254 domain-containing protein, giving the protein MHRIAEITELHAHLIARWHQQPIENHYTGFLNLVCQQLTFNYQLWHEEDLARSKDVPDSTIAQVKRAIDRFNQQRNDYIEKLDDWLTEELAHRQITPQPAATQNTETVGSSIDRLAILALRIYHLQEQVDRRDATHEHRAGVARKLEVAHAQHHDLSQSAQELLSDIFAGRKKHKTYRQMKMYNDPTLNPHLYRAAG; this is encoded by the coding sequence ATGCATCGCATTGCTGAAATCACCGAACTGCACGCCCATTTGATCGCTCGCTGGCATCAGCAACCCATCGAGAACCACTACACGGGCTTTCTGAACCTGGTGTGCCAGCAGCTGACCTTCAACTATCAGTTGTGGCACGAAGAAGACTTGGCCCGCAGCAAGGATGTGCCGGATTCGACGATCGCCCAGGTCAAACGGGCCATCGACCGCTTTAATCAACAGCGCAACGATTACATCGAGAAGCTCGACGATTGGCTGACGGAAGAACTCGCTCATCGTCAGATCACGCCGCAGCCCGCTGCCACGCAAAACACCGAAACCGTCGGCAGCTCGATCGATCGCCTCGCCATTCTCGCCCTGCGGATTTATCACCTGCAAGAACAAGTCGATCGCCGCGACGCCACGCACGAGCATCGCGCCGGCGTTGCTCGCAAGCTGGAAGTCGCTCACGCTCAGCATCACGACTTGTCGCAATCGGCGCAGGAGCTTCTCAGCGATATCTTTGCCGGCCGAAAGAAGCATAAGACTTACCGCCAGATGAAGATGTACAACGACCCGACGCTGAACCCTCATCTCTATCGCGCCGCTGGCTAG
- a CDS encoding efflux RND transporter permease subunit produces MTLPPAPSLSSRLVDLYLQGRWIWLGIAIVIAFIAWPAAQRVKFDRSVERMFASDDPLLAPWNRLKAEFGGNEVVLAVYRDENLLNADGSGLARVAKIRDRLEKIAGVQDVLSLAEINGLVEKIEAFNLTKPKGKGPPLVDAKNQTAQNFLALFEGYTHGPDRKVAAFACMLEPPPAGKLLDAKQRNNTIAGLRAIVQDLPDGLKGGVLAGEPVMVVEGFDMLDKDGKRLWLWSTIMLALTVIVCFFSVRWLIAPLAVVNWALLLTQATLVWLQLELTMVSSMLSAIITVVGVASVVHLIVRCRELEAEGIPQYTAFRTSILALAIPIGGAIATDVGGFGSLWSAKVGPVQDFGTMMFIGSLVVVPAISLLLPAISLLGVKKPTSETKEEIKPTAVHTSWIDDQLHSGLTGLLNFLRARQVTAGIVISLVAIFIAFGALRLDVETDFTRNFRSDSQVVKSYEFVETQLGGAGVWDVMIPAPRKLDDAYLDKVRSLEKRLRAIEFPKTDKDAARPGLTKVISLVDALDVIKVDGLLSLVPITTEMKIQKMMEELPIFTAALRSVPKDPQEPSRLRIMLRARERQSAEQKRWLIEQVRTIALEEFPLPKGSEDPRAGAEVTGFFVLLTSLIESMLRDQWMTFAVATAAMGFIILVLFRSFKLAVIGIVPNVVPIFLVMGLVGWIGLRINMGAAMIAAVSMGLSVDSSIHYLDTFLHARRHGKKSVADALAEVQSSVGRAMLFTTLTLDLGFLVLCTSEFIPTVYFGALVSLAMIGGLAGNLIILPLLLGWFVRD; encoded by the coding sequence CCGCTGCTCGCACCTTGGAACCGCCTGAAAGCCGAGTTCGGCGGCAACGAAGTCGTTCTCGCCGTGTATCGCGACGAAAATCTGCTGAACGCCGACGGCAGCGGCCTGGCCCGCGTGGCGAAGATTCGCGATCGGTTGGAAAAGATCGCCGGCGTGCAGGATGTTCTCAGCCTGGCCGAGATCAATGGTCTCGTCGAAAAGATCGAAGCCTTCAACCTCACCAAGCCGAAGGGGAAAGGGCCGCCGCTGGTCGACGCGAAGAATCAGACCGCGCAGAATTTTCTCGCGCTCTTTGAAGGCTACACGCACGGCCCCGATCGCAAGGTAGCTGCATTCGCCTGCATGCTCGAGCCGCCGCCGGCAGGAAAACTGCTCGATGCCAAGCAGCGAAACAACACAATCGCCGGGCTGCGGGCCATCGTGCAGGATCTGCCCGATGGTTTAAAAGGCGGCGTCCTTGCTGGCGAACCAGTGATGGTCGTCGAAGGCTTCGACATGCTCGATAAGGACGGCAAACGATTGTGGCTCTGGTCGACGATCATGCTCGCGCTGACGGTGATCGTGTGCTTCTTCAGCGTGCGCTGGTTGATCGCACCGCTCGCGGTTGTGAACTGGGCGCTGCTCCTCACGCAGGCGACGCTCGTTTGGTTGCAACTCGAGTTGACCATGGTCAGCTCGATGCTCTCGGCGATCATCACGGTGGTCGGCGTCGCGAGCGTTGTGCATCTAATCGTTCGCTGCCGAGAACTCGAAGCCGAAGGCATTCCGCAATACACGGCGTTTCGCACGTCGATTCTCGCGCTAGCAATTCCCATCGGCGGCGCGATCGCGACCGACGTCGGCGGCTTTGGTTCGCTCTGGTCGGCCAAGGTCGGCCCCGTGCAAGACTTCGGCACGATGATGTTCATCGGCTCGCTGGTCGTGGTGCCCGCGATCTCGTTGCTGCTGCCGGCCATCTCGCTGCTCGGCGTGAAGAAACCGACGAGCGAAACGAAAGAAGAAATCAAACCGACGGCGGTTCATACTTCGTGGATCGATGATCAGTTGCACTCTGGACTAACCGGCCTCTTGAACTTTCTCCGCGCTCGGCAGGTCACGGCGGGCATCGTCATTTCGCTCGTGGCTATTTTCATCGCCTTTGGCGCGTTGCGACTCGATGTCGAAACCGACTTCACGCGCAACTTTCGCTCCGACAGCCAGGTTGTGAAATCGTACGAGTTTGTCGAAACGCAACTCGGTGGCGCTGGCGTGTGGGATGTGATGATTCCCGCCCCGCGAAAGCTCGACGATGCTTACCTCGACAAGGTTCGCAGTTTAGAGAAGCGGCTGCGGGCGATTGAGTTTCCGAAAACGGATAAAGATGCCGCACGGCCCGGCCTGACGAAAGTCATCAGCCTGGTCGATGCCCTTGACGTGATCAAAGTCGACGGCCTGCTGTCGCTCGTGCCGATCACGACGGAGATGAAGATTCAGAAAATGATGGAAGAGCTGCCGATCTTTACGGCGGCTCTTCGCTCGGTTCCGAAAGATCCGCAGGAACCAAGCCGGCTGCGGATCATGCTCCGTGCTCGCGAACGGCAATCGGCGGAACAGAAGCGCTGGCTGATTGAGCAAGTCCGGACGATCGCGCTCGAGGAATTTCCGCTGCCGAAAGGCTCTGAAGATCCGCGGGCCGGCGCCGAAGTGACTGGCTTCTTTGTGCTCCTGACGAGCTTGATCGAAAGCATGCTTCGCGATCAGTGGATGACGTTTGCTGTCGCGACGGCCGCGATGGGCTTCATCATTCTCGTGCTGTTTCGCAGCTTTAAGTTGGCCGTGATCGGCATCGTTCCGAACGTCGTGCCGATTTTTCTGGTGATGGGCCTGGTCGGCTGGATCGGCCTGCGGATCAACATGGGCGCTGCGATGATCGCTGCCGTTTCGATGGGCTTGTCGGTCGATAGTTCGATCCACTATCTCGACACATTCTTGCACGCTCGTCGCCACGGCAAGAAGAGCGTCGCCGACGCGCTTGCCGAAGTGCAAAGTAGCGTCGGCCGCGCGATGCTCTTTACCACGCTCACGCTTGACCTCGGGTTTCTCGTGCTCTGCACCAGCGAGTTCATTCCAACCGTATATTTCGGCGCCCTCGTCAGCCTCGCCATGATCGGCGGTTTGGCCGGTAATCTCATTATTCTGCCGCTGTTGCTTGGTTGGTTCGTACGCGATTAG